A single window of Rhodoligotrophos appendicifer DNA harbors:
- the galU gene encoding UTP--glucose-1-phosphate uridylyltransferase GalU, giving the protein MSRRLRKAVFPVAGLGTRFLPATKAVPKEMLTVVDRPVIQLAVEEAREAGIEHFVFVTGRNKAVIEDHFDKQFELETTLKTRGKTKELEMLISELPSAGQTSFTRQQEPLGLGHAVWCARELVRDEPFALLLPDMLIHAKPGCLAQMIDAYNSHGGNIIAVEEVPHEDVHRYGVVDVGPVQASGAQKIKGMVEKPKREDAPSNLIISGRYILQPEIFAKLEIQKPGSGGEIQLTDAMLALMTDQEFHALKFKGKTYDCGDKIGFLAANVAYGLARADLGPAFRKALNEILAADKG; this is encoded by the coding sequence ATGTCGCGACGTCTCCGCAAAGCCGTCTTCCCCGTTGCCGGTCTCGGCACCCGCTTCCTGCCTGCCACGAAGGCGGTGCCGAAAGAGATGCTGACGGTGGTCGACCGACCCGTCATCCAGCTGGCGGTGGAGGAGGCTCGCGAGGCGGGAATCGAGCATTTCGTCTTCGTCACAGGGCGCAACAAGGCGGTGATCGAAGATCATTTCGACAAGCAGTTCGAGCTGGAGACCACGCTCAAGACCCGCGGCAAGACCAAAGAGCTCGAGATGCTCATCTCGGAGCTGCCGAGCGCGGGACAGACGAGCTTCACCCGCCAGCAGGAGCCGCTGGGGCTGGGGCACGCGGTGTGGTGCGCCCGAGAGCTGGTTCGCGACGAGCCGTTCGCCTTGCTGCTGCCGGACATGCTCATCCATGCCAAGCCCGGCTGCCTCGCCCAGATGATCGACGCCTATAATTCTCATGGCGGGAACATCATCGCCGTGGAGGAGGTCCCGCATGAGGACGTCCATCGCTATGGCGTCGTGGATGTGGGTCCGGTGCAGGCGAGCGGCGCCCAGAAGATCAAGGGCATGGTCGAGAAGCCCAAGCGCGAGGATGCGCCCTCGAACCTCATCATTTCGGGCCGCTACATCCTGCAGCCCGAAATTTTCGCCAAGCTGGAGATCCAAAAACCCGGCTCGGGGGGCGAGATCCAGCTGACGGACGCCATGCTCGCGCTCATGACGGACCAGGAGTTCCACGCCCTCAAATTCAAGGGCAAGACCTATGATTGCGGAGACAAGATCGGCTTCCTCGCCGCCAATGTTGCCTATGGCCTCGCCCGTGCAGACCTCGGCCCCGCCTTCCGCAAGGCCCTCAACGAGATCCTGGCCGCCGACAAGGGATGA
- the galE gene encoding UDP-glucose 4-epimerase GalE, translating into MAILVTGGAGYIGSHMVLALTDAGEDVVVLDNLSTGFRWAVAPAARFVHGDVGDEPLLDSIFSGSEIEAVVHFAGSIVVPDSVADPLGYYLNNTVKTRGLIAAAVKAGVPHFIFSSTAAVYGIQDEMPVTEKARLDPISPYGTSKLMSELMLRDTAAAHDLSYAVLRYFNVAGADPAGRSGQSTPRATHLIKAASQAALGDRPYLEIFGRDYPTPDGTCIRDYIHVTDLISAHMAALKNLRADGPSDIFNCGYGTGYSVLEVIKAVERATNRPLPVKDAPRRAGDAPMLVAGADKVRAQLGWVPHHADLNEIVASAFHWEDRLKDKLSAA; encoded by the coding sequence ATGGCTATTCTCGTTACCGGCGGCGCTGGCTACATCGGCAGCCACATGGTTTTGGCGCTCACCGACGCCGGAGAGGATGTGGTCGTCCTCGACAATCTGTCCACCGGTTTTCGCTGGGCGGTGGCGCCGGCCGCGCGCTTCGTCCACGGCGATGTCGGCGATGAACCTCTGCTCGACAGCATCTTCTCTGGGAGCGAGATCGAGGCGGTGGTTCATTTCGCCGGATCCATCGTGGTACCGGACTCCGTCGCCGATCCGCTGGGATATTATTTGAACAACACGGTGAAGACCCGGGGGCTGATTGCCGCCGCGGTAAAAGCGGGCGTGCCCCACTTCATCTTCTCTTCGACCGCTGCCGTCTACGGCATCCAGGACGAGATGCCGGTCACCGAAAAGGCCCGCCTCGATCCGATTTCCCCCTATGGCACATCGAAGCTCATGTCGGAGCTCATGCTGCGCGACACCGCGGCAGCTCACGATCTGTCATACGCCGTGCTGCGCTATTTCAACGTCGCCGGTGCCGATCCGGCAGGGCGCAGCGGCCAGTCGACCCCGCGGGCCACGCATCTCATCAAGGCCGCATCCCAGGCAGCTTTGGGCGACCGTCCCTATCTGGAGATCTTCGGGCGCGATTACCCGACCCCGGACGGCACCTGCATTCGCGACTACATTCACGTGACGGACCTGATTTCCGCCCATATGGCAGCCTTGAAAAATCTTCGTGCCGATGGGCCGAGCGACATCTTCAATTGCGGCTATGGCACCGGCTATTCGGTGCTCGAGGTGATCAAGGCGGTCGAACGGGCGACGAACCGGCCTCTTCCGGTGAAGGATGCGCCCCGCCGGGCGGGCGATGCACCGATGCTCGTGGCCGGTGCCGACAAGGTGCGTGCCCAGCTCGGCTGGGTGCCGCATCACGCGGATCTGAACGAGATTGTGGCGTCCGCCTTCCATTGGGAGGATCGGCTGAAAGACAAGCTGAGCGCCGCCTGA